Proteins from a single region of Apium graveolens cultivar Ventura chromosome 7, ASM990537v1, whole genome shotgun sequence:
- the LOC141674967 gene encoding glutamate receptor 2.8-like: MNIVSYCILLTIVSLVSPLFHGQVTIANGSLNSPVVIDERTGTVSVGAIFDETSRPGKEAKVAIEMVDFNLAGNQNLLIHFGNSRGKAVRAALAAKDLLSTYGVKAILGAHTWDEASAIAEVTSEESRDVPVLSFADLAPTIPSPSILQATPSQEVQMNAIAAIIQSWGLNQVTLIYENAPTLASPELIISRLFKALHESGSELSHIFSLTSFSLNSLQKELNQLKKQKNRVFVLHTTLESGYLLYQTAKKLNMTGDGYAWIATNSITDLFHSVSPKKLSSLQGIVGTKTYFPEDSPQFQDFRKRFRSKFRTIYPDEEFDEPGIFASQAHDVMLNLLYKSNITNLLQGISAADFTNYKIAPARVVEIVNVIGKSYRSGYWTEGLGFSETVNNEALHHTSVKILNEVLWPAQPWHVERRRRILAGKSEPLRVGVPAKSLFPQFVELKQDPKTNATSFQGFSIEVFKEAMKLADVNNEPTYNYIPFYGEYNKLVEQIALGTFDAVAGDVTILEKRHEYADFSQPYTESGMVLIVPVRSTLPNGMWLFLKPFTNEMWGVIAAITIYNGFAVFLIERNHNDEFRSGTVWNQIGILFWLAFSTLFTLRGDKLHSNLSRMTMVVWLFVALIITQSYVASLASMLTAQRLEPAIKSVETLKKMNATVGYCTGSFLRSYMIEALNFKDANIRKYNSTRAYAEALNSKEIAGIFLEVPSAKVFLAQYCKSFTKTEKTFKVGGFGFAFKKNFSMLPDVNKAIMNITESGKLLELENEYINSEECLDADSAPNDDGSIGLNSFSVLFSISGGISTIALAIYVFNYFLCPKPEDTNPVKANIIKQWLHLGRQLSARVVNVELPRNPPNTTYVEARQSFSTVSDVESLEDHNYSPDPHNHV; the protein is encoded by the exons ATGAACATAGTTTCTTACTGCATTTTGCTTACAATTGTATCTCTGGTGTCACCCTTGTTTCATGGACAAGTAACAATAGCTAATGGCAGCCTGAACAGTCCCGTCGTGATCGATGAAAGGACTGGAACAGTTAGTGTTGGTGCAATCTTCGACGAGACTTCTAGACCAGGCAAAGAGGCTAAAGTAGCAATAGAGATGGTTGATTTTAATTTAGCTGGGAATCAGAATCTGCTTATTCACTTTGGAAACTCTCGAGGCAAAGCTGTTCGTGCAGCTTTGGCAG CAAAGGATCTTTTATCGACATATGGTGTAAAAGCTATTCTGGGAGCTCATACCTGGGATGAAGCATCAGCTATTGCTGAGGTGACTAGTGAAGAATCTCGCGATGTACCTGTGCTATCTTTTGCTGATTTAGCTCCAACAATACCATCCCCTTCCATTCTACAAGCTACGCCAAGCCAGGAAGTACAGATGAATGCAATTGCAGCAATTATACAGTCATGGGGATTGAATCAAGTTACTCTAATATATGAGAATGCCCCTACCTTAGCATCACCCGAGTTGATAATTTCTCGACTCTTTAAGGCACTTCATGAATCAGGGTCCGAACTCTCTCACATCTTTAGTCTCACATCATTTTCTCTGAATTCATTACAGAAAGAGCTCAATCAGCTCAAAAAACAGAAAAATAGAGTTTTTGTACTCCATACAACACTCGAATCTGGATATCTTCTGTACCAAACCGCGAAGAAACTGAACATGACAGGAGATGGCTATGCATGGATCGCGACAAACAGCATCACTGATCTCTTCCATTCTGTCAGTCCCAAAAAATTGTCATCCTTGCAGGGCATTGTTGGAACCAAAACTTATTTTCCAGAAGACTCGCCACAATTTCAAGATTTCAGGAAAAGATTCCGCTCAAAGTTCAGGACTATTTATCCTGACGAAGAATTTGACGAGCCTGGTATTTTTGCTTCACAGGCCCATGATGTCATGCTAAATTTACTCTACAAAAGCAATATCACCAATTTGCTACAAGGGATTTCAGCTGCGGATTTTACTAATTACAAAATAGCTCCAGCTAGAGTAGTTGAAATTGTCAATGTAATTGGAAAGAGTTATCGAAGTGGTTATTGGACAGAAGGACTTGGATTTTCAGAAACTGTCAATAATGAAGCTCTTCACCACACTTCTGTGAAAATATTGAATGAAGTCCTATGGCCGGCTCAACCATGGCACGTTGAGAGACGGAGACGTATTCTTGCAGGCAAATCAGAGCCTCTTAGGGTAGGTGTACCTGCAAAGTCTTTGTTCCCACAATTTGTAGAGCTAAAACAAGATCCTAAAACTAATGCAACTTCCTTTCAAGGATTCTCTATTGAAGTGTTCAAAGAAGCCATGAAACTTGCAGATGTTAACAATGAACCGACATATAATTATATTCCTTTCTATGGCGAGTATAATAAGTTGGTGGAACAAATAGCTTTAGGG ACTTTTGATGCGGTAGCTGGTGATGTAACGATTTTGGAAAAAAGGCACGAATATGCAGATTTCTCACAGCCTTACACAGAATCAGGAATGGTGTTAATAGTACCCGTTCGATCCACTTTACCAAATGGAATGTGGCTCTTCCTGAAGCCCTTCACTAATGAAATGTGGGGTGTAATAGCAGCAATCACCATTTACAATGGATTTGCAGTTTTCTTGATAGAAAGAAATCACAATGATGAATTTAGATCAGGCACTGTCTGGAATCAAATTGGAATACTCTTTTGGTTAGCATTCAGCACACTCTTCACGTTGCGTG GGGACAAACTGCATAGTAATTTGTCAAGGATGACAATGGTGGTGTGGCTTTTTGTGGCACTAATAATCACACAAAGTTATGTGGCTAGCCTTGCTAGTATGCTAACTGCGCAAAGGCTTGAGCCAGCTATAAAGAGTGTTGAAACACTTAAGAAGATGAATGCAACAGTTGGATATTGCACAGGGTCATTTCTTAGATCATACATGATTGAAGCCTTAAACTTCAAAGATGCAAACATCAGAAAGTACAACTCAACACGTGCATATGCCGAAGCCCTCAACAGCAAAGAGATAGCTGGCATCTTTCTGGAAGTTCCTTCTGCTAAAGTCTTTCTTGCTCAATATTGTAAAAGCTTCACAAAAACTGAGAAAACCTTTAAAGTTGGAGGATTTGGTTTT GCATTTAAGAAGAACTTTTCAATGCTTCCAGACGTAAATAAGGCGATAATGAACATCACTGAAAGTGGGAAGCTTCTAGAACTTGAGAATGAATACATTAACTCTGAGGAGTGTCTGGATGCAGATTCTGCTCCAAATGATGATGGTAGTATTGGCTTAAATAGCTTCTCAGTACTTTTTAGCATTTCCGGAGGCATATCAACAATTGCTCTTGCCATCTATGTCTTCAATTACTTTCTATGCCCTAAGCCAGAGGACACTAATCCTGTCAAAGCTAATATTATCAAGCAATGGCTACATCTTGGAAGACAATTATCCGCTAGAGTTGTTAACGTAGAACTGCCAAGAAATCCTCCTAATACTACCTATGTAGAAGCCAGACAATCCTTTAGTACGGTAAGTGATGTAGAAAGCCTTGAAGATCATAACTATTCTCCTGACCCTCATAACCATGTTTAA
- the LOC141670419 gene encoding glutamate receptor 2.8-like — protein MNMLSHFILLIIVSLGSAPLLYGPVTIANGSLESAVVSHEGAGAVSIGAVFDETSRPGKEARVAIEIVIHDFNSAGSDQNLQIQFGNSRGKLVRAAFAAKDLILTHGVKAILGAHTWDETLAIAEAASEEAHDVPVLSFAESISSTRISPSVLRVMPSQEVQMNAIAAIIQSWGLNQVTLIYENSLNLSSPELISTQLSESLQRFGGELSHTFALTSVSLNSLQKELNQLKRQENTVFVIHATFESGYRVYQIAKKLNMTGDGYAWIATNSITDLFHSISPKKLSSMQGIVGTKTYFPENSPLFQDFRKRFRSNFRNIYPDEEFDEPGIFASQAYDVTRDLLYKHKIINLFQSISAVDFADWKVTPARVVEIVNVIGRSYQSGYWTQGLGFSETTDENALHHTSMEKLKEVLWPPQPWHTERQRRILAGSSKPLRVGVPADSLFRQFVELKNDSETNATLYDGFSIKVFEETMKLAYANKESYKYIPYYGDDYDGLVKQIDIGEFDVVAGDVTILEERHKFADFSQPYTESGMVLIVPIRSTLPNGMWLFLKPFTKEMWGVLVAITIYNGFAVWLIERNHNDEFRSGTVWNQIGALFWLAFSTLFTLRGERLHSNLSRMAMVVWLFVALIIIQSYTASLASMLTAQRLEPAIKNVETLKKMNATVGYCKGSFLSSYMITALGFSKTMIRKYNSTDAYAEALYNKSIAGIFLEVPPAKVFLSQYCKSFTKTEKTFKIGGFGFAFQKNFSMLPDINKAIMSITENGRLLELEDQYINNEECKDVDSAPSEDGSIGLNSFSVLFGFSGGISTIALAMYILKYFLFPKPDDGNLVRANFVRRWLHHGRQLSARVINVEPPRNPPDAQYSEARRSFSIISDVESLEDHPYAPDHHNRIGRQQHSNELELNTMSCYL, from the exons ATGAACATGCTTTCTCACTTCATTTTGCTTATAATTGTATCTTTGGGGTCTGCACCCTTGTTATATGGACCTGTAACGATAGCCAACGGGAGCCTGGAGAGCGCGGTGGTGAGCCATGAAGGGGCTGGTGCAGTTAGTATTGGTGCAGTCTTCGACGAGACTTCTAGACCAGGCAAGGAGGCTAGAGTAGCCATAGAGATTGTAATTCATGATTTCAATTCTGCAGGGTCTGATCAGAATCTGCAAATTCAGTTTGGAAACTCTCGAGGCAAACTCGTTCGTGCAGCCTTTGCAG CAAAAGATCTTATTTTAACACATGGTGTTAAAGCAATTTTGGGAGCTCATACATGGGATGAAACATTAGCTATTGCTGAGGCGGCTAGTGAAGAAGCTCATGATGTACCTGTACTATCTTTTGCTGAATCAATTTCATCAACTCGAATCTCGCCTTCCGTTCTTCGAGTCATGCCAAGCCAGGAAGTGCAGATGAATGCAATTGCAGCAATTATACAGTCATGGGGATTGAATCAAGTTACTCTAATATACGAGAACTCCCTCAACTTGTCATCACCGGAGTTAATAAGTACTCAACTCTCCGAATCACTTCAACGTTTTGGAGGTGAACTATCTCATACTTTTGCTCTCACTTCGGTTTCTCTTAACTCGTTACAAAAAGAGCTCAATCAGCTCAAGAGACAAGAAAACACAGTTTTTGTGATTCATGCAACTTTTGAATCGGGATATCGTGTTTACCAAATTGCAAAGAAACTGAACATGACAGGAGATGGCTATGCATGGATCGCGACAAACAGCATTACTGATCTCTTCCATTCGATCAGTCCCAAAAAATTGTCATCCATGCAAGGCATTGTTGGAACCAAAACTTATTTTCCAGAAAACTCACCACTTTTTCAAGATTTCAGAAAAAGATTTCGCTCAAATTTCAGGAATATTTATCCTGATGAAGAATTTGATGAGCCTGGCATCTTTGCTTCACAGGCCTACGATGTCACGCGTGATTTACTCTACAAACACAAGATTATCAACTTGTTTCAAAGTATTTCAGCTGTGGATTTTGCCGACTGGAAAGTAACTCCAGCTAGAGTAGTTGAAATTGTGAATGTAATTGGAAGGAGTTATCAGAGTGGTTATTGGACACAAGGACTTGGATTTTCAGAAACGACGGATGAAAATGCTCTTCACCACACTTCTATGGAGAAACTGAAAGAAGTCCTGTGGCCACCACAACCATGGCACACTGAGAGACAGCGGCGCATTCTTGCAGGTAGTTCAAAGCCTCTTAGGGTTGGTGTGCCTGCAGACTCTCTGTTCCGACAGTTTGTAGAGCTTAAAAATGACTCAGAAACTAATGCAACTTTGTACGATGGATTTTCTATTAAAGTGTTTGAAGAAACAATGAAACTTGCATATGCTAACAAAGAGAGTTACAAGTATATTCCTTATTATGGAGATGACTATGATGGTTTGGTGAAACAAATCGATATAGGG GAATTTGATGTGGTAGCTGGTGATGTAACAATTTTGGAAGAAAGACACAAATTTGCGGATTTCTCACAGCCTTACACAGAATCAGGAATGGTGTTAATAGTACCTATTCGATCCACTTTACCGAATGGAATGTGGCTGTTCTTGAAGCCCTTTACAAAAGAAATGTGGGGTGTTCTAGTAGCTATCACCATTTACAATGGCTTTGCAGTTTGGTTGATCGAGAGAAATCACAACGATGAATTTAGATCAGGCACCGTCTGGAATCAAATTGGAGCACTCTTTTGGCTAGCATTCAGCACACTCTTTACATTGCGTG GGGAAAGACTGCATAGTAATTTGTCAAGGATGGCAATGGTGGTGTGGCTTTTTGTGGCACTAATAATCATACAGAGTTACACGGCTAGCCTTGCTAGTATGCTAACTGCACAAAGGCTTGAGCCAGCTATAAAGAATGTCGAAACACTTAAGAAGATGAATGCAACAGTTGGCTATTGCAAAGGGTCATTTCTTAGTTCATACATGATTACTGCCTTGGGCTTCTCTAAAACAATGATCAGGAAGTATAATTCGACAGATGCATATGCCGAAGCCCTTTACAACAAATCCATAGCTGGAATCTTTCTGGAAGTCCCTCCTGCTAAAGTCTTTCTATCTCAGTACTGTAAAAGCTTCACGAAAACTGAGAAAACCTTCAAAATTGGAGGATTCGGTTTT GCATTTCAGAAGAACTTTTCAATGCTTCCGGATATAAACAAGGCAATAATGAGCATTACTGAAAATGGGAGGCTTCTAGAACTTGAGGATCAATACATTAACAATGAGGAGTGTAAAGATGTAGATTCTGCCCCAAGTGAAGATGGTAGTATTGGCTTAAACAGCTTCTCAGTACTTTTTGGCTTTTCCGGGGGCATATCAACAATCGCTCTTGCAATGTACATCCTTAAATACTTTCTATTTCCTAAACCAGACGACGGTAACCTTGTCAGAGCAAATTTTGTCCGGAGATGGCTACATCATGGAAGACAATTATCCGCTAGAGTTATCAATGTCGAACCCCCTAGAAATCCCCCCGATGCTCAGTACTCAGAAGCCCGACGATCCTTTAGTATAATAAGTGATGTAGAAAGCCTGGAAGATCATCCCTATGCTCCAGACCATCATAACCGGATTGGAAGACAGCAACATAGTAATGAGTTGGAGTTGAACACAATGTCGTGTTATCTATAA